Proteins found in one Planococcus citri chromosome 2, ihPlaCitr1.1, whole genome shotgun sequence genomic segment:
- the LOC135835477 gene encoding uncharacterized protein LOC135835477 — MAASFKIVSTKNVDSGIVEICTVPTCWFIEGEKKFYYPPPKHATVKRISSGKEPNTKWPVYSVENIHHVLDDYDKCKPLEEQLLQSSSASLIAPRRDEVHEKSDKDKEKSDKDKEKSHKDDEKSDKYDDESSDITSDTDKSDDTTHPTPENKRKRVKRFVVKPKRMKYLEEDIIDIKNRLFLIEKSNRSQQDDIKEIKNLVIDLARSSKRHMDFDSFPLECMDDFMQMEEKLKDVDYFESMKTYLTDFGGKSLKETVPVIMKAVLTPGIVRNKINFTGQNNKLTFCKSSIYKVIEKVLSEKHGKNEAADIPARISKWLRYTHDNCKEKNNEDA; from the exons atggCGGCATCATTTAAAATTGTATCAACAAAAAACGTTGACAGCGGAATCGTGGAGATATGTACGGTTCCAACATGTTGGTTCATCGAAGGTGAAAAGAAGTTTTATTACCCACCTCCGAAACACGCTACAGTAAAAAGGATTTCATCTGGAAAAGAACCTAATACAAAATGGCCTGTGTATTCggttgaaaatattcatcatgTCTTGg ACGATTATGATAAATGCAAGCCGCTCGAAGAACAGCTTCTCCAATCCAGTTCGGCTTCATTAATTGCACCCCGTAGGGACGAAGTTCATGAAAAATCCGATAAAGATAAGGAAAAATCCGATAAAGATAAGGAAAAATCCCATAAAGATGACGAAAAATCCGATAAATATGACGACGAAAGCAGCGACATAACATCag ACACGGACAAAAGTGATGATACGACTCATCCCACTcctgaaaataaaagaaaacgcGTGAAACGATTTGTGGTGAAACCAAAACGAATGAAATACTTGG AAGAAGATATCATCGATATCAAAAATCGGCTTTTCTTAATTGAGAAATCTAATAGAAGTCAACAAGATGAtataaaagaaattaaaaacctCGTCATCGATTTGGCCCGTTCTTCTAAAAGACATATGGACTTCGATAGCTTTCCACTTGAATGCATGGATGATTTTATGCAAATGGAAGAAAAACTGAAGGATGTCGATTATTTCGAATCGATG aaaacttatCTGACGGATTTCGGAGGGAAAAGCCTGAAGGAAACAGTACCAGTCATAATGAAGGCGGTCCTGACCCCAGGCATCGTTCGCAACAAAATAAACTTTACCGGTCAAAACAACAAATTAACATTTTGTAAATCCAGTATTTACAAAGTTATTGAAA AAGTTTTGAGTGAAAAACATGGTAAAAACGAAGCGGCGGACATACCTGCCAGAATTTCGAAGTGGTTACGGTATACGCATGATAATTGTAAAGAGAAGAATAACGAAGATGCGTAA